A genomic region of Nostoc sp. UHCC 0702 contains the following coding sequences:
- a CDS encoding RNA methyltransferase translates to MGLAGVRIVLVEPAGPINVGAIARAMKNFGLHQLILVNPQCDPLSTEAMKMAVHAKDVLESAVIVDTLPAALQGCIRAIATTARVRDWETPLENPRTALPWLLEEAGQPAALIFGREDRGLSNEELNYAQRFVRIPTNQNYPSLNLATAVALCCYELAQCESPETPTPSETEFAPLELVEIYYQQLESLLLQIGYLYPHTAASRMEKFRQLYNRAHLQTKEVAMLRGILRQVEWALSNHNNE, encoded by the coding sequence ATGGGACTGGCTGGGGTAAGAATTGTCTTGGTGGAACCAGCTGGCCCCATCAACGTGGGTGCGATCGCACGGGCAATGAAAAATTTCGGGCTACATCAACTAATATTAGTCAACCCCCAATGCGACCCGCTATCAACGGAAGCAATGAAAATGGCAGTTCACGCCAAGGACGTTTTAGAATCTGCGGTCATAGTAGATACATTACCAGCCGCCTTGCAAGGTTGTATCCGAGCGATCGCAACAACTGCGCGTGTCCGTGATTGGGAAACACCCTTAGAAAATCCCCGCACAGCACTACCTTGGTTACTAGAAGAAGCAGGTCAACCCGCAGCGTTGATTTTTGGCAGGGAAGACCGGGGATTAAGTAATGAAGAATTAAATTATGCCCAACGATTTGTTCGCATTCCTACAAATCAAAATTATCCATCCCTGAATTTAGCTACAGCCGTAGCCCTATGTTGCTACGAACTAGCCCAATGTGAATCACCTGAAACACCAACCCCAAGTGAAACTGAATTCGCACCTTTGGAACTTGTGGAAATATACTATCAGCAATTAGAATCACTACTATTGCAAATTGGTTATTTGTATCCCCATACCGCAGCCAGTCGCATGGAAAAATTCCGGCAACTGTATAATCGCGCCCACCTGCAAACAAAAGAAGTGGCAATGCTACGAGGAATTTTGCGACAGGTAGAATGGGCATTAAGCAATCATAATAATGAGTAA
- a CDS encoding serine hydrolase produces MSESGDKLTAFSRRQPPNRRQRSRKVQKVENKKAKPKQPQRTPAGETALVRVNNNVTPPPVGAGVRRSKAGVMMPAAVKPIPHVKGNIPHNPSTVQFKTVRVQKQPVQKIGRRMSRKTRLKPMARTLLYALRLLIVGVGMGAIVGTLLSVLDPASRMTPVPSAQSNTNKVGQPQPQPTPSALVPGTSLYLSQEITSLKDAVQNLVIANPNLSPGVFLVDLDTGSYVDVNSSASFPAASTIKVPILVAFFQDVDAGKIRLDEMLTMQQDMVAGGSGQLQYKPVGTQYNALEVATKMITISDNTATNMLIARLGGMDALNQRFRTWGLTTTVIRNQLPDLQGTNTTSPREMANLMAMLNQGNFVSMRSRDLMLDIMRRTARDNLLPSGLGVGARIYHKTGDIGTMLADAGIIDTPTGKRYIAAVMVQRPNNDPRAEKLISSISSAAYQQFNQTAVTPSNTTIIAPPINYQSPVINTPVPNGTTSTVPMNIYQPPVITTPLPNTMPATGYQSPVMNPQYYPPR; encoded by the coding sequence GTGTCAGAATCAGGTGACAAACTAACAGCTTTCTCGCGGCGTCAACCCCCAAACCGCCGCCAGCGATCGCGTAAAGTCCAAAAAGTAGAAAACAAAAAAGCCAAACCCAAGCAGCCCCAGCGAACTCCCGCAGGAGAAACAGCACTGGTACGGGTAAACAATAATGTTACCCCTCCCCCAGTTGGTGCTGGTGTCCGCAGGTCAAAAGCAGGGGTAATGATGCCAGCAGCAGTCAAACCAATCCCTCACGTCAAGGGCAACATTCCACATAACCCCAGCACTGTACAATTCAAGACAGTGCGAGTGCAAAAGCAGCCAGTACAAAAGATAGGCAGACGAATGTCCCGCAAGACGCGGTTAAAGCCCATGGCCAGAACTTTGTTGTATGCTTTGAGGTTATTGATTGTCGGAGTTGGCATGGGGGCAATTGTCGGTACGCTGTTGTCAGTCTTAGACCCTGCTAGTCGGATGACTCCAGTACCTTCAGCCCAATCTAATACTAATAAGGTTGGTCAACCACAGCCACAACCTACCCCCAGTGCTTTAGTTCCAGGTACAAGTTTATACTTATCCCAGGAAATCACATCTTTAAAAGATGCCGTGCAGAATTTGGTAATAGCAAACCCAAATCTGTCACCTGGTGTTTTCTTAGTCGATTTGGATACTGGTAGCTACGTAGATGTGAATAGCAGTGCTAGTTTTCCTGCGGCTAGCACAATTAAAGTGCCAATTCTGGTTGCCTTTTTCCAAGATGTCGATGCCGGGAAAATTCGACTGGATGAAATGCTGACCATGCAACAAGATATGGTGGCTGGTGGTTCTGGACAACTGCAATATAAACCAGTGGGAACCCAGTATAATGCCCTGGAAGTCGCCACTAAAATGATTACAATCAGCGATAACACGGCAACAAATATGCTGATTGCCCGGCTGGGAGGTATGGATGCACTGAATCAGCGTTTCCGCACTTGGGGATTGACAACTACAGTGATTCGTAATCAGCTTCCAGATTTACAAGGGACAAACACCACTAGCCCCAGAGAAATGGCCAATTTGATGGCGATGCTAAATCAAGGAAATTTCGTGAGTATGCGATCGCGCGATCTCATGCTGGATATTATGCGTCGCACAGCAAGAGATAATTTACTGCCATCTGGTTTAGGAGTAGGCGCAAGAATATACCACAAAACGGGCGATATTGGCACAATGCTGGCAGATGCAGGTATAATTGACACTCCCACAGGCAAGCGCTATATAGCTGCAGTGATGGTTCAACGTCCCAATAATGACCCCCGCGCCGAAAAACTAATTAGCTCAATTTCTAGTGCTGCTTACCAACAATTCAACCAAACTGCTGTTACACCAAGCAATACTACAATCATTGCGCCCCCAATTAATTATCAGTCTCCAGTAATCAATACTCCCGTACCCAACGGCACTACGAGTACCGTACCTATGAACATTTATCAGCCTCCAGTTATAACTACTCCCCTACCCAATACTATGCCTGCAACCGGTTATCAATCGCCAGTTATGAATCCACAATATTATCCCCCAAGATAG
- a CDS encoding Rpn family recombination-promoting nuclease/putative transposase, translating to MIDHDRLFKELISTFFVEFLDLFLPQVASQIDRDSIQFLPQEVFTDVTSGEKKEIDLLAQVRYQQQETYFLIHVENQSYTESAFAKRMFKYFARLHEKYDLPIYPVVIFSFDEPKRAEPQNYRVTFSDLKVLEFQFAAIQLNRLSWRDFIAQQNPVAAALMAKMNIAVSERPQVKAECLRLLTTLKLDPARMQLISGFVDTYLRLDDTEKQVFQAAISTMGLDEREEVMEIVTSWQQEGAEAERKKVISGLLKLRFGNLDTDLEGIIPSLLQLSPDEYLGLILQADREELLLRFLGQS from the coding sequence ATGATTGACCATGACAGGCTTTTCAAAGAATTAATATCTACATTCTTTGTTGAGTTTCTCGATTTATTCCTGCCTCAAGTAGCCAGCCAAATAGACCGCGATTCCATCCAATTTTTACCCCAAGAGGTGTTTACTGATGTCACATCTGGCGAAAAGAAAGAAATTGATTTGCTGGCGCAGGTGCGTTATCAGCAGCAGGAAACTTATTTTTTAATTCACGTTGAAAATCAGTCTTATACTGAGTCAGCATTTGCCAAGCGGATGTTTAAGTATTTTGCCCGCTTGCATGAAAAATATGATTTACCAATTTATCCTGTGGTGATTTTCTCCTTCGACGAACCAAAACGCGCTGAACCTCAAAATTATCGCGTCACGTTTTCTGATTTAAAAGTGCTGGAATTTCAGTTTGCAGCGATTCAATTAAATCGCCTAAGTTGGCGGGATTTTATAGCGCAGCAAAATCCAGTGGCGGCGGCGTTGATGGCGAAGATGAATATTGCAGTGTCAGAACGTCCGCAGGTGAAGGCAGAATGTTTGCGATTGCTAACTACGTTAAAATTAGACCCAGCACGGATGCAATTAATTTCGGGATTTGTTGATACTTATTTACGGCTGGATGATACTGAGAAGCAGGTTTTTCAAGCGGCTATTAGTACAATGGGATTAGATGAGCGGGAGGAAGTTATGGAAATTGTTACCAGTTGGCAACAGGAAGGTGCGGAAGCCGAACGAAAAAAAGTCATTTCAGGGCTTTTGAAGTTACGATTTGGTAATTTAGATACTGATTTAGAAGGCATCATTCCATCTTTGTTACAGTTGTCACCAGATGAATATTTGGGCTTAATATTACAGGCTGACCGTGAGGAGTTATTATTGCGTTTTCTAGGACAATCGTAA
- a CDS encoding RDD family protein, which yields MIAFSRTIVNGNVTNLNGNKISFDRATGRYFGKYISTMTFLIGYIMAAYTKKKQALHDILAGTLVINKS from the coding sequence ATTATTGCGTTTTCTAGGACAATCGTAAATGGAAATGTTACTAACCTCAACGGCAACAAGATTTCTTTTGATAGAGCCACGGGAAGATATTTTGGTAAATACATCTCAACAATGACCTTCTTGATTGGTTATATCATGGCGGCTTATACTAAGAAAAAGCAAGCGTTGCACGACATTCTGGCTGGTACTTTAGTTATCAATAAAAGTTAA
- a CDS encoding HD family phosphohydrolase — protein sequence MKIQRFFQSLTRLLTHWRQWYKALRHKRQLLGAIKGKSGNNRSRRLKRDIKSYVLIYILKKITANSEHQKREIALGSMAKSVKNQVGIDKSGLGWVHEQRFTVILAIAIVSLTGVMGHKLYNQPQLKVGTRAPETIKAPYTATIEDKKETEAQRQAVSKSSLTVLMIDAEVTEKINQNLQQLLDLGNEIRTTAGSFPFFDTSVLSVYIQHYLRSCSAFEWQALLTALENNRKQKLGLLLPKQQNRGLQENYFHSQLSTPVGAQGLAPLLTTQKTDFAQAVAELQAYRTTTSEQNLSSLITQISQARQAYAQASAQLLQPETTNSDNSQMVYGETILLDLSDDEWAKTQTGIRQSAERMLTQGIPHGIPPTILQNAVSLHVQGFVPKDAEALATKLILAVLRPNLKQDEEQTKQQALKAAAGVTPVMVEVQQGDVIVSKGKLITAWRFEVLERYQLIRRENNWLELAKLAGFVTIAIGIFVWVEKQNKCQLRQRDRLLVLLLTLSTPGVLTMGVQYTTWSGVGLLLGSFYGPTLGVTVVVLLLLLLPITLEVSMISLLAGAAGGILGSCIAQRLRSREELALLGIAIAFTQGGIYLIAKLISGAAFAVGWYLVLKEAGLFALSGLVWSIVALGLSPYLEKLFDLVTPIRLAELANPNRPLLKRLATQTPGTFQHTLFVSTLAEAAAKKLKCNVELVRAGTLYHDIGKMHDPLSFIENQMGGPNKHDTEINDPWKSAEIIKKHVTEGLVMARKHLLPTAIQAFIPEHQGTMAIAYFYHQAQQMAQADPSITVNEADFRYDGPIPQSRETAIVMLADSCEAALRSLKDATPEQALTMLNNILRARWQDKQMVDSGLTRNEMTEIAQIFVEVWQQFHHKRIAYPKLKGSNTGRNS from the coding sequence ATGAAAATACAGCGATTTTTTCAGTCTTTGACCCGGCTATTGACTCACTGGCGACAATGGTACAAAGCATTACGCCATAAAAGACAGTTGCTTGGGGCAATCAAAGGTAAAAGTGGCAACAACCGAAGTAGGAGGCTTAAAAGGGATATCAAGAGCTATGTGCTTATATATATATTAAAAAAAATCACTGCCAACAGCGAACATCAAAAACGAGAAATAGCCCTCGGATCAATGGCAAAATCGGTCAAAAATCAGGTAGGGATTGATAAATCAGGTTTAGGTTGGGTTCATGAGCAGCGTTTCACCGTCATTTTGGCGATCGCAATAGTATCTCTGACAGGTGTAATGGGGCATAAGTTGTACAACCAACCCCAACTGAAAGTGGGGACTCGCGCACCAGAGACAATTAAAGCACCTTATACTGCTACCATCGAAGATAAAAAAGAAACTGAAGCCCAGCGCCAAGCTGTGAGTAAAAGTTCTTTAACAGTGTTGATGATTGATGCAGAAGTCACTGAAAAAATCAACCAAAATTTGCAACAACTTCTGGATCTAGGCAACGAAATTCGTACTACTGCCGGATCTTTTCCTTTTTTTGACACTTCAGTATTGTCTGTTTATATCCAACATTATCTCCGTTCCTGTTCTGCCTTTGAATGGCAAGCGCTGCTAACAGCTTTAGAAAATAACCGCAAACAAAAGTTAGGATTATTACTTCCAAAGCAGCAGAATAGAGGTTTGCAGGAAAATTATTTCCACTCCCAACTCTCCACTCCCGTAGGGGCGCAAGGCCTTGCACCCCTACTCACCACTCAAAAAACCGACTTTGCTCAAGCAGTAGCAGAATTACAAGCTTACCGCACCACGACTTCAGAACAAAACTTGTCGTCACTGATTACCCAAATCTCCCAAGCACGCCAAGCATACGCCCAAGCCAGCGCTCAACTTTTACAGCCAGAGACTACAAACTCGGACAACTCGCAGATGGTGTATGGCGAAACTATCCTTCTAGACTTGTCAGATGATGAGTGGGCGAAAACACAAACAGGAATTCGCCAGAGTGCAGAACGGATGCTCACCCAAGGTATTCCCCACGGGATACCACCAACAATTTTACAGAATGCAGTGAGTTTACATGTGCAAGGGTTTGTACCAAAGGACGCTGAAGCATTGGCAACTAAACTGATATTAGCTGTACTGCGACCGAATTTGAAACAAGATGAAGAACAAACCAAACAACAAGCATTAAAGGCTGCTGCTGGGGTGACACCCGTGATGGTGGAAGTGCAGCAAGGCGATGTGATTGTCAGCAAAGGAAAGCTGATAACTGCTTGGCGCTTTGAGGTATTGGAGCGTTATCAACTGATTCGCCGGGAGAACAACTGGCTGGAATTGGCGAAGCTAGCAGGATTTGTGACGATCGCAATTGGCATTTTTGTCTGGGTTGAAAAGCAAAATAAGTGTCAATTGCGGCAACGCGATCGCTTGTTGGTGCTGCTATTGACTCTGAGTACACCAGGTGTACTAACAATGGGTGTACAATATACAACTTGGAGCGGGGTTGGTTTGTTATTGGGTAGCTTCTACGGCCCTACTTTGGGTGTAACCGTTGTTGTACTGCTGTTGTTATTGCTACCCATCACCTTGGAAGTCAGCATGATTTCGCTGTTGGCTGGTGCAGCAGGAGGAATCTTAGGCAGTTGCATAGCTCAAAGACTGCGATCGCGCGAAGAACTGGCACTATTAGGTATTGCCATAGCTTTTACTCAGGGCGGCATTTACCTGATTGCCAAGCTGATTAGTGGTGCTGCATTTGCAGTAGGCTGGTATCTTGTCCTCAAAGAAGCAGGGTTATTTGCTCTATCCGGCTTAGTCTGGAGTATTGTAGCGTTGGGCTTGAGTCCTTATCTGGAAAAACTATTTGATTTAGTTACCCCCATTCGCTTAGCAGAACTGGCGAATCCTAATCGCCCCTTGTTAAAACGACTCGCCACTCAAACCCCTGGAACCTTTCAACATACCCTATTTGTGTCTACCCTGGCTGAAGCTGCTGCCAAAAAATTGAAATGTAATGTTGAATTGGTTAGGGCTGGTACATTATACCACGATATTGGCAAAATGCACGACCCTTTGAGTTTTATTGAAAATCAAATGGGAGGGCCGAATAAACACGACACAGAAATTAATGACCCTTGGAAGAGTGCAGAAATTATTAAAAAGCACGTAACTGAAGGGTTAGTGATGGCACGCAAACACCTATTGCCTACAGCAATTCAAGCTTTTATTCCTGAACATCAGGGAACAATGGCGATCGCCTATTTTTATCACCAAGCACAGCAAATGGCGCAGGCAGATCCCAGCATCACAGTCAACGAGGCAGATTTTCGCTACGATGGGCCGATTCCCCAATCGCGGGAGACAGCAATTGTCATGTTGGCAGATTCTTGTGAAGCAGCGCTGCGATCGCTCAAAGATGCTACACCAGAACAAGCATTAACAATGCTCAACAATATTTTACGCGCCCGATGGCAAGACAAGCAAATGGTAGATTCCGGGCTGACGCGGAATGAAATGACAGAAATTGCCCAAATTTTTGTCGAAGTTTGGCAGCAATTCCATCATAAACGCATTGCTTATCCCAAGTTGAAGGGTAGTAACACTGGGCGGAATTCGTAA
- a CDS encoding ADP-ribosylglycohydrolase family protein, with amino-acid sequence MRYSLVSRFRGTLLGVLLGQTLAKDYEQKSQNCSEMVKTAILGTQSLISLGKLDLDDWLKRQQQKSPDLDINNQVLPQAILATIPVALFSHENKIKLRENLLRVLQIWEHDPVVRDGTLAVGYAIAKSLTEKLQPRTLIPQTIAFIGETSTSIPQKLLKVNDLLEQGIGLEKAQGEFSKEENWSHAIAMAFYCFLSTLEDFPLAILRATDNGNVARQEARGSRLQTIGAITGALSGAYNSTIGIPVKWQISLSPAHLAAWELTSLEQMLELADALVAVWSGVYSIALHPSESQLEGCVMSDQQALCVYAAPRVIRSR; translated from the coding sequence ATGCGCTACTCACTTGTAAGTCGGTTTAGAGGTACTTTACTTGGGGTATTACTAGGGCAAACTTTAGCAAAGGACTATGAACAAAAGTCTCAAAATTGCTCTGAAATGGTAAAAACAGCGATTTTGGGTACTCAAAGTTTAATTAGTCTAGGCAAACTAGATTTAGATGATTGGCTAAAGCGCCAACAACAAAAGTCTCCTGATTTAGATATCAATAATCAAGTCTTGCCACAAGCTATACTTGCCACAATCCCAGTGGCACTTTTTTCTCATGAAAATAAAATCAAACTGCGAGAAAACTTGCTACGTGTGTTACAAATCTGGGAGCATGACCCAGTTGTTCGTGATGGAACACTCGCAGTAGGATATGCGATCGCTAAATCTCTGACTGAAAAACTTCAACCTCGAACCCTCATCCCGCAAACAATTGCTTTTATCGGTGAGACATCGACATCAATACCACAAAAACTGTTGAAAGTCAATGATTTGTTAGAACAAGGAATTGGGTTAGAAAAAGCACAAGGCGAGTTCAGTAAAGAAGAAAACTGGAGTCATGCTATTGCTATGGCATTTTACTGCTTTCTTAGTACCTTAGAAGACTTTCCTCTAGCAATTTTGCGGGCTACTGACAATGGTAATGTCGCAAGGCAAGAGGCTAGGGGTTCACGTTTGCAGACAATAGGCGCAATTACTGGAGCCTTATCAGGAGCTTACAACAGCACTATCGGTATTCCCGTCAAATGGCAGATTTCGCTTTCACCAGCCCATTTAGCAGCCTGGGAATTGACCAGTCTTGAGCAAATGCTAGAATTGGCTGATGCACTTGTGGCTGTGTGGTCAGGAGTGTATAGTATTGCCCTACATCCAAGCGAGTCTCAACTAGAGGGATGTGTCATGTCTGATCAACAAGCTTTGTGCGTTTATGCAGCTCCCCGCGTCATCCGATCGCGTTAA
- the aroQ gene encoding type II 3-dehydroquinate dehydratase produces MNDRVVAKKLKVLKLTLQPLSILALHGPNLNLLGQREPGIYGSLTLAEINRLLELEAQKLQAEVIAVQSNHEGVLVDTIHDALGKHQGILINAAAYTHTSVALRDAIAAVNLPTVEVHLSNIYRREEFRHHSYISSVAIGQISGFGVQSYLLGLQALVHHLTEKS; encoded by the coding sequence ATCAACGATCGCGTCGTCGCTAAGAAGCTTAAGGTACTGAAGTTGACGTTGCAACCCTTAAGCATTTTGGCGCTGCACGGGCCAAACTTAAATTTGCTAGGACAGCGAGAACCAGGAATCTACGGTTCTTTGACTCTGGCTGAAATTAATCGCCTGTTAGAACTAGAAGCACAAAAGTTACAGGCGGAAGTTATTGCAGTGCAGTCAAATCATGAAGGAGTTTTAGTAGATACTATTCATGACGCCCTAGGGAAACACCAGGGAATTTTGATTAATGCTGCGGCTTATACCCATACGAGTGTAGCGTTGCGGGATGCGATCGCTGCTGTAAATTTACCCACAGTAGAAGTGCATCTCAGCAACATTTACCGCCGGGAAGAATTCCGCCATCATTCTTACATATCCTCAGTAGCCATTGGGCAAATAAGTGGTTTTGGCGTTCAAAGTTACTTGTTGGGCTTACAGGCTTTGGTGCATCATTTAACAGAGAAAAGTTAA
- the topA gene encoding type I DNA topoisomerase, translating into MSTLVIVESPTKARTIRNYLPKDYRVEASMGHVRDLPQSASEIPTAIKAEKWAQLGVNVDADFEPVYVVPKDKKKIVTQLKDALKDVDELILATDEDREGESISWHLYQLLKPKVPTKRMVFHEITQDAIKKALKNCRNIDEQLVRAQETRRILDRLVGYTLSPLLWKKIAWGLSAGRVQSVAVRLLVNKERQRRAFREGTYWDLKAYLEQQKNPFTAQLVTVAGTKVATGSDFDPATGKITAGRNVVLLSEADALALKERLADKPWSVTDVEERPVTRKPAPPFTTSTLQQESNRKLRLSARDTMRVAQNLYEQGYITYMRTDSVHLSDQAIEAARSCVEQLYGKQYLSPQKRQYTTKTKGAQEAHEAIRPAGSSFRTPQETALGGRELAVYDLIWKRTVACQMADSRQTQITVQLQVEDAGFRASGKRIDFPGYLRAYVEGSDDPEAALEDQEVILPSLKVGDHPDCTNLEAVGHETQPPARYTEATLVKTLESEGIGRPSTYASIIGTIIDKGYAQLVSNALIPTFTAFAVTDLLEKHFPDIVDPSFTSKMEQTLDDIADGEVAWLPYLREFYLGDKGLETLVREQENQIDANKARTVELENLEAKVRIGKYGPYIEVENGDGVVTASIPKDLTPADLDPKQVEVLLRQKTTGPDQLGRHPETGEPIYVKIGTYGPYVQLGDKSDENPKPKQASLPKGVTPETVTLDMAVGLLALPRTLGVHPDTGAKIQASLGRFGPYIVHDQGKEGKDFRSLKASDNVLTISLERALELLSEPKKGRNSANGKSKAALRELGAHPDDGTPVNIYDGPYGPYIKHDKTNVSIPEGQSVEDVTLSTALQLLAAKASTTKSTRKTTKSTSSKTKSTAKSSTTSARKKDAKG; encoded by the coding sequence ATGTCAACTCTCGTCATCGTCGAATCTCCGACCAAAGCTCGTACCATTCGCAACTACCTGCCAAAAGACTATCGGGTAGAAGCGTCTATGGGTCATGTGCGTGACCTACCCCAATCGGCTAGTGAAATTCCCACCGCTATCAAAGCAGAAAAATGGGCGCAGCTTGGGGTAAATGTCGATGCCGACTTTGAACCGGTGTATGTTGTCCCCAAAGATAAAAAGAAAATTGTCACCCAACTTAAAGATGCCCTCAAAGATGTAGATGAATTAATCCTGGCAACGGACGAAGACCGGGAAGGTGAAAGCATTAGTTGGCATTTATACCAGTTGCTCAAGCCAAAAGTTCCCACAAAGCGGATGGTGTTTCATGAAATTACCCAAGACGCCATCAAAAAAGCTTTGAAAAACTGCCGTAACATTGATGAACAACTGGTTCGCGCCCAAGAAACACGACGTATTTTAGATCGACTCGTTGGCTATACTCTGTCTCCGCTGTTGTGGAAAAAAATTGCCTGGGGATTATCCGCTGGGCGAGTCCAATCAGTAGCCGTGCGACTTTTGGTAAACAAAGAACGCCAACGCCGCGCTTTCCGTGAGGGTACATATTGGGATTTGAAAGCTTATTTAGAGCAGCAAAAAAATCCCTTTACCGCCCAGCTGGTGACAGTGGCAGGTACGAAAGTGGCAACTGGCAGTGATTTTGATCCAGCAACTGGTAAAATCACCGCTGGTCGCAATGTCGTGTTGCTTTCAGAAGCAGATGCTTTAGCCCTCAAGGAACGCCTGGCTGATAAACCTTGGAGTGTCACAGATGTAGAGGAACGCCCAGTGACGCGCAAACCCGCGCCACCGTTTACCACCTCGACCCTGCAACAAGAATCTAACCGCAAACTGCGGCTGTCAGCACGAGACACAATGCGGGTTGCTCAGAATTTGTACGAGCAAGGATATATTACCTACATGCGTACAGATTCGGTGCATTTATCGGATCAGGCCATAGAAGCTGCCCGCAGTTGTGTAGAACAACTTTACGGGAAACAATACCTCAGCCCCCAAAAGAGGCAATACACCACCAAAACTAAAGGTGCCCAAGAGGCACACGAAGCAATTCGTCCGGCAGGTAGCAGTTTCCGTACTCCCCAAGAGACTGCTTTGGGCGGTCGGGAACTTGCCGTTTATGATTTGATTTGGAAGCGCACCGTCGCCTGCCAAATGGCTGACTCTCGGCAAACTCAAATTACTGTGCAGCTGCAAGTTGAAGATGCAGGGTTCCGTGCTTCTGGCAAGCGCATCGATTTTCCCGGTTATTTACGCGCCTATGTCGAAGGTTCAGACGATCCTGAGGCGGCATTGGAAGACCAAGAAGTGATTTTGCCTAGCCTGAAAGTTGGCGATCATCCAGATTGTACCAACCTGGAAGCAGTTGGGCATGAAACCCAACCCCCAGCTAGATACACCGAAGCAACTCTGGTAAAAACCCTAGAAAGTGAAGGCATCGGTCGTCCCAGTACCTACGCCAGCATCATTGGTACGATTATTGACAAAGGTTACGCCCAATTGGTGAGTAACGCTCTGATTCCTACTTTTACCGCTTTCGCCGTTACCGACCTATTGGAAAAACATTTCCCTGACATTGTTGATCCCAGTTTTACCTCTAAAATGGAGCAAACCTTGGATGACATTGCCGACGGTGAAGTTGCCTGGCTACCTTATTTACGGGAATTTTATCTGGGAGACAAAGGTTTAGAAACTTTAGTCAGAGAACAAGAAAATCAAATTGATGCCAATAAAGCTAGAACTGTAGAACTAGAAAATTTAGAGGCAAAAGTCCGTATCGGGAAATATGGGCCTTACATTGAAGTCGAAAATGGTGACGGTGTTGTTACCGCTTCCATTCCCAAAGACTTGACCCCAGCTGATCTTGACCCCAAACAGGTAGAAGTCCTACTACGGCAAAAAACCACTGGCCCTGACCAACTCGGTCGCCATCCCGAAACTGGCGAACCAATTTATGTGAAAATCGGCACATATGGCCCCTACGTCCAGTTGGGTGATAAGTCTGATGAAAATCCCAAACCTAAACAAGCTTCCCTACCCAAAGGTGTGACTCCAGAAACCGTTACCTTGGATATGGCTGTTGGTCTTTTGGCACTACCCAGAACATTGGGAGTTCATCCGGACACTGGTGCCAAAATCCAAGCAAGTTTAGGACGTTTTGGCCCTTACATCGTTCATGACCAGGGTAAGGAAGGAAAAGATTTCCGCTCTTTGAAAGCTAGTGATAATGTTTTGACAATTTCCTTAGAACGGGCATTGGAATTATTATCTGAACCGAAAAAGGGACGTAACTCAGCTAATGGCAAGTCAAAAGCGGCCTTACGGGAATTGGGCGCACATCCTGATGATGGAACACCTGTGAATATCTACGATGGCCCTTATGGCCCTTACATTAAGCATGACAAAACTAATGTGAGTATCCCAGAAGGGCAATCGGTAGAAGATGTAACGCTGTCTACAGCACTGCAATTGTTGGCAGCTAAAGCATCGACAACGAAATCCACTCGTAAGACCACTAAATCAACAAGTTCGAAAACCAAGTCAACGGCTAAGTCATCCACGACTAGTGCCAGAAAAAAAGATGCAAAAGGTTAG